The following are encoded together in the Drosophila sechellia strain sech25 chromosome 3R, ASM438219v1, whole genome shotgun sequence genome:
- the LOC6607726 gene encoding bromodomain and WD repeat-containing protein 3 isoform X2 encodes METRQPSSGDDLKPELYFLISKFLAAGPLEETAKVLIRELEEKKVLPRRLDWQGNEHEQTFEELERKYKHIGANHLLEICSRLGPLVDRELPPSVPGINSLLGTGRQNLLRTKETVYCHRSLRDYCTRLNGVSLPDSLLTKPTHNLDRVLTGREHGGEVRRKLLVPTDLYRRTKLLRRTVGHLSSVYCVLFDRTGRYIITGADDLLIKIWSAADGRLLATLRGASSEITDIAINLDNTMLAAGSLDHILRVWDMQTTSPIAVLSAHTGMITSVNFCPSPRSDLKYLVTTSTDGSIAFWQYSTPRGQKITFAPKPTQYHEKLRPGQAQMMCTTFSPGGIFLAAGSADHHVRVYMMGEDGPKRILETEAYTDAVDSVQWSHRGLRFISGSKDGTAHIWTFESQQWKSSKLCMTERLVSCPEPEEGKRLKVTMVAWDASDRYVITAVNDFTIKIWDSKSAKLHRVLRGHKDELYVLESNPRDEHVLLSAGHDGQVFLWDIEQGVCVANFLNDIDGQGHGSVFDAKWSPDGTMIAATDSHGHILIFGLGVCIEKYKMLPTELFFHTDFRPLLRDAQHHVVDEQTQIMPHLMPPPFLVDADGNPHPSRFQRFVPGRESCSLDQLIPNLTVGVDGVVIDDGGAGGDAVVAAAPAEAPPAALPLAAAGGPQGANYSHIDRMIAALANRQSVNVNANDANPTNGNQSFERLTNRQMPDSNGRQSSRGNVLGSRLSTPRQGWGAAAAAPVEDQAGPSQPPAEPAAEPGQAQLQQALPLKFIRRTYVRPMKYPQLQNLKQTIYSAGQFEKQEYKREMRRRPIMINTASAASSQQPGSVGRPRNTRANGGGARAGRRRGPQPAGGQPQPAYRTRAVRDQEPEHYDEVAQPPEEEEEEVSSNSSGDTSYSNVEENLEDSSDESETDSSDYSDWVADTPGPNLEPPKRSKRKPLSRRPRSSDDSSDDERAGRSRGGQVTARKVGRKTVLFPPTDANGEIPELYRPAEWLSEVIPRKAPYYPQMGDEVVYFRQGHAKYLDAVRLKKVYKLSHSSEPWNFHTLRDHELVRVIGIKYEIRPPRLCCLKLAIIDEEGNMTGTTFKIKYHDMPDVLDFLVLRQTFDLAVQRNWSIGDRFRCMIVDGWWMGQIESRHALSADFPDSSFMCFRVRWDNGEYEFMSPWDMEPIDQQRVPDEVGGAVPVLPEEIRATLYQPKSEEWHRGDRDGTCRRIINGLEQVMRLSIAEHFLAPVDLNIYPDYAYLIEYPIDLTTIKSRFENHFYRRITSAQFDVRYLATNAEQYNRRHAIIVKHSRIVTDLCLRIIREPDEIDVAAVYHQLADVYHSSESENEVDSDVVPSTSTGPTTSAAAAAARQRVSSARRSTRIHSEGDWRADCRQLLDLMWARTDSAPFREPVDTIDFPDYLEIIATPMDLRTVKEDLLGGNYDDPLDFAKDVRLIFQNSKNYNTNKRSRIYAMTLRLSALFESHIKTVVTSWKAALRRANKNKSGSSGGGRGSSSSPNKRIKKERSTRRNQKPTAAARRLPVANSSEEEDEEDDDDDDDDDDEEEAATRGRSRRRNGVARRGKSSSSEEEEEEETSAQATSDASSDEEERAQSNDSSPQQTRTRRARQRHRLSDDSNINDSEDSYNPNEGRSSRRRPGAARPSSNRQTNGHSSKRRRLNKSPANAAPGPSLPRRTRRIAGSSAEEAASHSQHDESTQDSQIGRRKGRSASSRSQPIGNGPSTSAAAASNSSLESPSRNTRANGSRTSSHLGAENDHSYHLPVRNGRIIESDTDSPVIRPTRQSAKRALMDWGRGSDIEEEEEEEEEEEDSEEAEEILPTPTKDDVPSTSRAALAQAAAGPSRQLRTNRNTVVRPAQSDDDDDDDSDNEPLANNQQKNYQSPAKSSSTATVAPHPLSLRRRLASPPERNTHMTRSHATSTTSSAAASRAEQQPAVSTHDHNYLGNVNSSRAPRRILSRHQRNADELDTSLDVLENSRLLSAIANHRRPTSTTNSNSTSNVVTRRRRGRASQANSHDEDHEEEEAAASDEGTDGGSSSQSYEDEDEDSDSEDNQPLTSYVSPSNGRPRRKAKTSSSSATTQERPLRRTRRPPSNNSIANDNDDDDDYVVPRSRRANRGGNQRAGRNQKRPRYNEQSEEEEAAAGYSHRSKRIRNGDAHASSQERSQASTERDQAEDEDGTSVDSDEQRLNVSSRGRVRKPSAKARGIFKE; translated from the exons ATGGAAACTAGACAGCCCAGTTCCGGTGATGATCTAAAGCCAG AGCTGTACTTCCTCATTTCCAAGTTCCTGGCCGCGGGACCGCTGGAGGAGACGGCGAAG GTCTTGATCCGGGAACTCGAGGAGAAGAAG GTTTTGCCGCGTCGTCTCGATTGGCAGGGAAACGAGCATGAGCAGACCTTTGAGGAATTG GAACGAAAGTACAAGCATATTGGCGCCAATCACTTGCTTGAAATATGCAGCCGTCTGGGTCCACTGGTGGATCGCGAGCTTCCGCCCAGTGTGCCGGGCATCAACTCGCTGTTGGGTACTGGGCGCCAGAACCTCCTGCGAACCAAGGAAACCGTCTACTGCCATCGATCTTTAAGGGACTACTGCACCCGCCTTAATGGAGTCTCGCTGCCGGATTCGCTCCTCACGAAGCCGACCCACAACTTAG ATCGCGTTCTAACTGGACGGGAACACGGCGGGGAAGTACGTCGCAAGCTCCTCGTGCCCACGGACCTCTACCGCCGGACAAAATTGCTCCGGCGCACTGTGGGCCACCTGTCCTCGGTGTACTGCGTGCTGTTTGATCGCACAGGGAGATACATCATCACCGGAGCCGATGATCTGCTTATAAAGATATGGTCAGCGGCAGATGGCCGCCTGCTGGCCACTCTGCGAGGCGCCTCATCCGAGATTACAGACATAGCCATTAACTTGGACAATACGATGCTGGCTGCCGGGTCATTGGATCACATACTGAGAGTGTGGGACATGCAAACCACATCACCCATCGCCGTATTGTCTGCTCACACGGGCATGATAACTTCGGTTAATTTTTGTCCGTCGCCACGTAGCGATCTAAAATATCTGGTGACCACCAGCACAGATGGGTCGATCGCCTTCTGGCAATACTCAACGCCGCGCGGGCAAAAGATCACGTTTGCCCCGAAGCCAACGCAGTATCATGAGAAACTGCGGCCCGGACAAGCTCAGATGATGTGTACCACATTTTCCCCGGGAGGCATTTTTCTGGCCGCTGGATCTGCCGATCACCATGTGCGCGTCTATATGATGGGCGAGGACGGTCCGAAACGAATATTGGAGACGGAAGCTTACACAGATGCCGTGGACTCGGTGCAGTGGTCGCATCGTGGACTGAGATTTATTTCAGGCAGCAAGGACGGCACAGCACACATCTGGACGTTTGAGTCGCAGCAGTGGAAAAGTTCCAAACTATGCATGACGGAGCGTCTGGTCAG CTGCCCGGAACCTGAGGAGGGAAAGAGGCTTAAGGTAACCATGGTGGCGTGGGATGCCTCGGACCGTTATGTCATCACCGCCGTTAACGATTTTACT ATAAAAATCTGGGACTCGAAGTCAGCCAAGCTGCATCGTGTTCTGCGTGGGCACAAGGATGAGCTTTATGTGCTTGAGTCGAACCCAAGAGATGAGCATGTCCTTCTTTCCGCCGGCCACGATGGCCAGGTATTTCTGTGGGACATCGAGCAGGGCGTTTGTGTGGCCAACTTCCTTAACGACATCGATGGCCAAGGCCATGGCAGTGTCTTTGATGCCAAGTGGTCACCGGATGGCACAATGATAGCTGCCACCGATTCGCATGGACACATCCTGATCTTTGGCTTGGGCGTGTGCATTGaaaagtacaaaatg ctTCCCACGGAGCTGTTTTTTCACACGGATTTTCGACCTTTATTGAGAGATGCGCAGCACCATGTGGTGGACGAGCAGACGCAGATAATGCCGCACCTTATGCCCCCGCCTTTCCTGGTCGATGCAGATGGCAACCCGCATCCATCAAGGTTTCAACGATTTGTGCCAGGTCGTGAGAGCTGTAGCCTGGACCAATTGATTCCAAATCTTACGGTAGGCGTGGATGGCGTAGTAATCGACGATGGAGGTGCGGGTGGAGATGCTGTTGTGGCCGCTGCACCCGCTGAAGCTCCACCAGCAGCGTTGCcccttgctgctgctggaggacCACAGGGAGCTAACTACTCTCATATCGACCGCATGATTGCAGCCTTGGCCAATCGGCAGTCTGTTAATGTAAATGCCAATGATGCCAATCCGACCAACGGCAACCAGTCGTTCGAACGTTTGACCAATCGTCAAATGCCGGACTCCAACGGCAGACAATCCTCACGTGGCAATGTCCTGGGCAGTCGTTTGAGCACGCCTCGCCAAGGATGgggtgctgcagctgctgcgccAGTTGAGGATCAAGCAGGGCCGTCTCAACCTCCGGCAGAACCTGCAGCCGAACCTGGCCAGGCACAACTCCAACAGGCGCTGCCTCTGAAATTCATCCGTCGCACTTATGTGCGTCCCATGAAGTATCCCCAGTTGCAAAACCTTAAGCAGACTATTTACTCTGCCGGTCAGTTTGAAAAGCAGGAGTACAAACGCGAAATGCGCCGCCGACCCATCATGATAAACACTGCCAGTGCAGCATCTTCGCAGCAGCCAGGAAGCGTGGGCAGGCCACGAAACACGCGAGCCAATGGCGGCGGCGCAAGAGCTGGACGAAGACGTGGACCCCAGCCAGCTGGCGGACAACCACAACCCGCCTATCGCACCCGCGCTGTTCGGGATCAGGAGCCGGAGCACTACGATGAGGTAGCGCAGCCACCCgaggaagaggaggaagaAGTGTCCAGCAACTCATCCGGCGACACCAGCTACTCGAATGTGGAAGAAAACCTAGAGGACAGCAGCGATGAGTCGGAAACGGACAGTTCCGATTACTCTGACTGGGTGGCGGATACTCCTGGCCCGAATCTGGAACCACCAAAAAGATCCAAGCGTAAGCCACTCTCACGGCGACCACGCAGTAGTGATGACAGCAGCGATGATGAGCGAGCGGGCAGATCCAGAGGTGGGCAGGTTACGGCCCGGAAGGTTGGTCGTAAAACTGTTTTGTTTCCGCCCACAGATGCAAATGGAGAGATACCGGAGCTTTATCGTCCCGCTGAGTGGCTATCTGAGGTGATTCCACGAAAGGCACCCTATTACCCCCAGATGGGTGATGAGGTGGTCTACTTCCGGCAAGGACATGCAAAGTACTTGGATGCAGTCCGCCTGAAAAAGGTCTATAAGCTCTCGCACAGCTCGGAGCCGTGGAACTTTCACACACTGCGCGACCACGAGCTGGTGCGTGTGATTGGAATCAAGTACGAAATCCGCCCACCCCGATTGTGTTGCTTGAAGTTGGCCATTATCGATGAGGAGGGCAACATGACGGGGACAACGTTCAAGATCAAGTACCACGACATGCCCGACGTTTTGGACTTTTTAGTGCTGCGCCAGACCTTCGATCTTGCAGTGCAGCGCAACTGGAGCATTGGTGACCGGTTTCGCTGCATGATTGTCGACGGCTGGTGGATGGGTCAGATTGAATCGCGCCACGCCCTCTCTGCTGACTTCCCCGACTCGTCCTTCATGTGTTTCCGCGTGCGCTGGGATAACGGAGAGTATGAGTTTATGAGTCCCTGGGACATGGAACCCATCGATCAGCAAAGAGTACCGGACGAGGTGGGAGGTGCTGTTCCAGTTCTGCCTGAGGAGATTCGCGCCACTCTATACCAGCCCAAGTCCGAGGAATGGCACAGAGGGGATCGCGATGGCACCTGCAGGCGCATTATCAATGGATTGGAGCAG GTTATGCGTCTCTCTATAGCGGAACATTTCCTGGCCCCCGTCGACCTTAACATATATCCGGACTACGCTTATTTGATTGAATATCCCATTGACCTGACTACAATTAAGTCTCGCTTTGAGAATCACTTCTACCGCCGAATAACCTCAGCCCAGTTCGATGTGCGCTACCTGGCCACCAATGCGGAGCAGTACAATCGCCGGCACGCCATTATCGTCAAGCATTCGCGAATTGTGACAGATCTTTGTCTGAGGATCATCAG GGAACCGGATGAGATAGATGTGGCTGCTGTTTACCACCAGCTTGCGGATGTGTACCATTCGTCGGAGTCGGAGAACGAGGTAGATTCGGATGTAGTGCCATCGACCAGCACAGGACCAACTActtcagcagctgcagcagcagctaggCAAAGAGTATCCTCAGCCAGGCg ATCCACTCGAATTCACTCGGAAGGGGACTGGCGTGCCGATTGTCGCCAACTGCTTGATCTAATGTGGGCGAGGACAGATTCGGCGCCGTTCCGCGAGCCCGTTGACACCATCGACTTCCCTGACTACCTGGAGATCATAGCTACTCCAATGGATCTGCGCACTGTAAAGGAGGATCTGCTGGGCGGCAACTACGATGATCCGTTGGACTTTGCCAAGGATGTGCGACTGATCTTCCAAAACTCCAAGAACTACAACACCAACAAGCGCTCACGG ATTTATGCCATGACATTGCGACTCAGTGCGTTATTTGAGTCGCATATCAAGACAGTGGTCACTAGCTGGAAGGCGGCATTAAGGCGCGCTAATAAAAACAAGTCCGGCAGCAGTGGAGGAGGACGCGGTTCCAGCAGCAGTCCCAACAAGCGAATCAAAAAGGAGCGATCCACGCGCCGCAATCAAAAGCCAACAGCAGCGGCCAGAAGGTTGCCAGTCGCTAACTCCAGTGAAGaagaggacgaggaggatgatgatgatgacgacgatgatgatgatgaggaagAGGCAGCAACGAGGGGGCGCTCTCGTCGTCGAAACGGTGTGGCC CGTCGAGGCAAAAGTAGCAGTAgcgaggaggaagaggaggaggaaacCAGTGCGCAGGCCACGTCGGATGCCAGCAGCGATGAAGAGGAAAGAGCCCAATCCAATGACAGTTCTCCCCAGCAGACACGCACGCGCAGGGCAAGGCAGCGGCATCGGCTTAGCGATGACTCCAATATCAACGATTCCGAGGACAGTTACAACCCCAACGAGGGACGCAGCAGTCGGCGACGACCAGGTGCCGCACGTCCGTCCAGCAACAGGCAGACAAATGGCCACTCGAGCAAGAGGCGACGTTTGAACAAAAGTCCAGCCAATGCTGCTCCTGGCCCTAGTTTGCCACGTCGGACACGTCGCATAGCAGGCAGCTCCGCAGAAGAGGCGGCATCTCACTCACAACACGATGAGAGCACACAGGATAGCCAGATAGGACGTCGAAAGGGACGCTCGGCAAGCAGCAGATCGCAACCAATTGGCAATGGCCCGAGTACCAGTGCCGCAGCTGCCTCCAACTCCAGCCTTGAAAGTCCTTCACGGAACACTCGGGCGAACGGAAGTAGAACCTCTTCGCATCTTGGAGCCGAGAATGATCACAGTTACCACCTGCCAGTGCGCAACGGGCGCATAATCGAGTCCGATACGGACTCTCCTGTTATCAGACCCACGCGTCAGAGCGCCAAGAGGGCGCTAATGGACTGGGGTCGTGGAAGCGATAttgaagaggaggaggaggaggaggaagaggaagaagacAGCGAGGAAGCCGAGGAG ATACTGCCAACACCTACAAAGGACGACGTGCCCTCTACCAGTCGAGCGGCATTGGCTCAGGCGGCTGCCGGTCCTTCTCGCCAGCTACGCACGAACCGGAACACCGTCGTTCGTCCAGCCCAGAGtgacgacgatgacgacgacgacagtGACAACGAGCCGCTGGCCAACAATCAGCAAA AAAATTATCAATCACCTGCAAAATCTAGCTCAACCGCAACAGTGGCCCCTCATCCGCTGAGCCTGCGCCGTCGATTAGCCTCGCCGCCAGAACGGAATACCCATATGACCCGTTCTCATGCCACCTCCACAACGTCCTCGGCCGCAGCATCACGGGCAGAACAGCAACCAGCGGTTTCCACCCACGATCACAACTACCTAGGCAACGTGAATTCATCGAGGGCACCGCGCCGCATTCTTTCGCGCCACCAACGAAATGCCGACGAGTTGGATACCAGTCTGGATGTCCTGGAAAACTCGCGTCTGCTCTCAGCCATAGCCAATCACCGGCGGCCCACCTCTACCACGAACAGCAACAGTACAAGCAACGTGGTCACAAGGCGTCGGCGTGGTCGCGCTAGCCAGGCGAACTCGCACGACGAGGATCATGAGGAAGAGGAGGCTGCTGCCTCCGATGAGGGCACTGATGGAGGCTCCAGCTCGCAGAGCTACGAAGATGAGGATGAAGACTCCGACTCGGAAGACAATCAGCCACTGACCAGCTACGTTTCGCCCAGCAATGGTCGCCCGAGGCGCAAGGCAAAAACCTCCTCCTCATCCGCGACAACTCAGGAGCGTCCGCTGCGCCGCACACGTCGCCCGCCATCCAATAACTCCATCGCCAACGATaacgacgacgatgacgactATGTTGTGCCGCGGAGTCGTCGTGCCAACCGGGGTGGAAACCAGCGAGCCGGGCGCAACCAAAAGAGACCGCGCTACAATGAGCAGTCCGAGGAGGAAGAGGCGGCGGCTGGATATTCCCATCGGAGTAAACGAATCCGTAACGGCGACGCTCATGCCAGCTCTCAGGAGCGATCACAGGCCTCCACCGAGCGGGACCAGGCGGAAGACGAGGACGGTACCTCGGTGGACTCGGATGAACAGCGGCTGAACGTTAGCAGCAGAGGCAGGGTGCGCAAGCCGTCTGCCAAGGCGCGCGGTATCTTCAAGGAGTGA